Proteins found in one Desulfovibrio legallii genomic segment:
- a CDS encoding type II toxin-antitoxin system RelE/ParE family toxin — protein MTFQIFLTDDASRDLEELYDYIASHDAPGKADYVLDQIEKAFSSLSENPERGAYPKELLAIGLREYREIFFKPYRIIYRVMAENVYVMVIADGRRDMQTLLQRRLLQA, from the coding sequence ATGACCTTCCAGATATTTCTGACCGACGATGCGTCACGGGATTTGGAGGAGTTGTACGACTACATTGCATCCCACGACGCGCCGGGAAAAGCGGATTACGTTCTCGATCAAATAGAGAAGGCCTTTTCGAGCCTCTCCGAGAACCCGGAGCGAGGAGCCTATCCAAAAGAACTGCTGGCCATCGGGCTTCGCGAGTACCGTGAGATTTTTTTCAAACCCTACCGCATCATCTATCGAGTCATGGCCGAAAATGTTTATGTCATGGTGATTGCCGACGGCCGCCGCGATATGCAGACCTTGCTGCAACGTCGTCTATTACAGGCATAA
- a CDS encoding CHC2 zinc finger domain-containing protein — MSMGGTDNVREYYRLVTEMDIGEVARELLPGRITQETGQRLMCDCPNHQSQSRLSLHVMLDKQGWYCFGCGVGGDVLQLVEFIQTGSVTAGQSGPMPDSHRQARDYLAKKAGLPPLSRYGLSQERLAQTEADRAFELRVKDALTALARLYHARLKESPEILDWLKSKYALSNETIDDLLIGYADNASGAVAQLTGGEDGFSKRELAATGAFRPTSQDGLTPFFERRIVFPYWSRGRVVFMIGRKTPWTPDNNWEQGKYKKLPVHDEHQRPYVADFINNALLFNEDCLLARPGKVIITEGVTDCLALMQLGLPTVSPVTVRIRAADWERLIPKLRGVGTVYICQDNELSQAGLKGALQTARTLAEHKIDTRLVTLPLSETQLSARQELTERFGLTASVGPKELAKLLAGRPAEEIQSAEALLATAKIDVNDYIAAGHTREDFERLLAEASTPIEFGVRSLPEGAEEEERNRLLEPILGEISEQSPLEQARLLKLVQERIGGGVSMATLKEQIRAIQKDRKVEFRNEKKKAKRMSGAMPGSCRARVDEVLIDTELENGAPDYTLAAEAAYDWFTANGAQFFHTLQGEPFMYFDNAIYWMDSPDRGRKRHYAAMLYKHTGMVPTSNGGRTFFEVLPSLAMIRGQVRDHFSWLHTDVASYTVYFNLNNPEHEIAKITPDEIQIMKNGGNEDGIILDGSRKMKPLKFLPDADLEEADRLLVDLLVGNMTCPQGDRFLILSWLSCFLLIDFAGTRPMTRFEGSAGSGKTTASKITSTLLYGEPQHKKATDAANYTDGSQNPLIVLDNIEVKQMTEDLTTFMLTSITGIAKEKRKSGTDSETITERTKCLLNTTGIEPLCGELSEILSRSFVINFDLANQASDCFLESEVISAIQQNRDLIISAIMKRTSHVLAMIRDGAQKQVMRLLHRTMPTHGKRRCNDYLSLMYLMMLAGSEEHEVTTGLEELSPLFIEQIHSINDTSQEMARESNPIATALASLFHAYRNAVELDEKARYGEDDRANHVVGFIERYQVRFENENTMEPVSAGRLLAALRRVGREFNLEFEYKKPAQLGRRISNDLDVIRDAGFDIVRQRNAHTKNFEYWISANRGK; from the coding sequence ATGAGTATGGGCGGAACGGATAACGTCAGGGAGTATTACCGGCTCGTCACCGAGATGGACATCGGTGAGGTGGCCCGGGAACTCCTGCCAGGACGGATCACCCAGGAGACCGGCCAGCGCTTGATGTGCGACTGCCCCAACCATCAGAGCCAGTCGCGCCTGTCGTTGCATGTGATGCTCGACAAACAGGGCTGGTACTGTTTCGGCTGCGGGGTCGGCGGCGACGTGCTGCAGCTCGTGGAGTTCATTCAGACGGGCTCGGTCACCGCCGGGCAATCCGGTCCGATGCCGGACAGCCACCGCCAGGCCCGGGACTATCTCGCCAAGAAGGCGGGCTTACCGCCGTTGTCGCGCTATGGCCTCAGCCAGGAGCGTCTGGCCCAGACAGAGGCCGACCGCGCCTTCGAGCTGCGGGTCAAGGACGCGCTAACCGCGCTGGCCAGGCTTTACCACGCCAGGCTGAAGGAGTCGCCAGAGATCCTCGACTGGCTGAAATCCAAATACGCCCTGAGCAATGAAACCATCGACGATCTCCTGATCGGCTACGCGGACAACGCCTCCGGCGCGGTCGCCCAACTGACCGGGGGTGAAGACGGCTTCTCCAAGCGAGAGCTCGCCGCCACCGGCGCGTTCCGGCCCACCAGCCAGGACGGGCTGACGCCATTTTTCGAGCGCCGCATTGTCTTTCCGTACTGGAGCCGTGGCCGGGTGGTGTTCATGATCGGCCGTAAAACGCCGTGGACCCCGGACAATAACTGGGAGCAAGGGAAATACAAGAAGCTGCCGGTTCACGACGAGCACCAGCGACCCTACGTCGCCGATTTCATCAACAACGCGTTGCTGTTCAACGAGGACTGCCTGCTGGCCAGGCCCGGCAAGGTGATCATCACCGAGGGGGTGACCGATTGCCTGGCGCTGATGCAACTGGGCCTGCCCACCGTATCGCCGGTCACCGTCCGCATCCGGGCCGCAGATTGGGAGCGCCTGATCCCCAAGTTGCGCGGCGTCGGAACCGTCTACATCTGCCAGGACAACGAACTCTCCCAGGCCGGTCTCAAAGGGGCGCTGCAAACCGCCCGCACCCTGGCCGAACACAAAATCGACACCCGCCTGGTGACGCTGCCCTTGTCGGAGACACAGCTCTCGGCCCGGCAGGAGCTAACCGAACGCTTTGGCCTGACGGCGAGCGTGGGGCCGAAGGAGCTGGCCAAGCTGCTGGCGGGACGTCCCGCCGAGGAAATCCAGTCAGCCGAGGCGCTTCTCGCCACCGCCAAGATCGACGTCAACGATTACATTGCCGCTGGGCATACCCGGGAGGATTTCGAACGCCTGCTCGCCGAAGCCAGCACGCCCATCGAGTTCGGCGTGCGCTCGCTGCCCGAGGGCGCTGAAGAAGAGGAGCGCAACCGCCTGCTCGAGCCGATCCTGGGGGAGATTTCCGAGCAATCGCCGCTGGAACAGGCCCGCCTGCTGAAGCTGGTGCAGGAGCGCATCGGCGGTGGCGTCTCCATGGCAACCCTGAAAGAGCAGATCCGCGCCATCCAGAAGGACCGCAAGGTCGAGTTCCGTAACGAAAAGAAAAAGGCCAAGCGGATGTCCGGCGCGATGCCCGGATCGTGCCGCGCCCGGGTCGACGAGGTGCTGATCGACACGGAGCTGGAGAACGGAGCACCTGATTACACCCTGGCCGCCGAGGCCGCCTACGACTGGTTCACCGCCAACGGTGCCCAGTTCTTTCATACCCTGCAGGGCGAGCCGTTCATGTATTTCGACAACGCCATCTATTGGATGGATTCACCGGACCGGGGCCGCAAGCGCCATTACGCGGCCATGCTCTACAAGCACACGGGCATGGTGCCGACATCCAACGGCGGACGGACATTTTTCGAGGTACTGCCCAGCCTGGCCATGATCCGTGGCCAGGTGCGCGACCATTTTTCCTGGCTGCACACCGATGTGGCTTCCTACACCGTCTATTTCAATCTGAACAATCCGGAGCACGAAATTGCCAAGATCACCCCGGACGAGATTCAGATCATGAAGAACGGCGGCAACGAGGATGGCATCATCCTGGACGGCTCACGAAAGATGAAGCCGCTGAAATTCCTGCCCGACGCCGACCTCGAAGAGGCGGACCGGCTCCTGGTCGATCTGCTGGTGGGCAACATGACCTGTCCGCAGGGGGATCGCTTTCTCATCCTTTCCTGGCTCTCCTGTTTCCTGCTGATCGACTTCGCCGGAACGCGGCCCATGACCCGCTTCGAGGGCTCGGCCGGATCGGGCAAGACCACCGCCAGCAAGATCACGTCGACGTTGCTCTACGGTGAGCCCCAGCACAAGAAGGCCACCGACGCGGCGAACTACACCGATGGCTCGCAGAACCCGCTCATCGTCCTCGACAATATCGAGGTCAAGCAGATGACCGAGGATCTGACCACCTTCATGCTGACCAGCATCACCGGCATCGCCAAGGAAAAACGCAAGAGCGGCACCGACAGCGAGACCATCACAGAGCGGACCAAGTGCCTGCTGAACACCACCGGCATCGAGCCGCTGTGCGGGGAGCTTTCGGAGATCCTGTCGAGGTCGTTTGTCATCAACTTTGACCTGGCCAACCAGGCCAGCGACTGCTTCCTGGAATCGGAGGTCATCTCCGCCATACAGCAGAACCGGGATCTGATCATCTCGGCCATCATGAAGCGGACCAGCCATGTGCTGGCGATGATCCGGGACGGAGCCCAGAAACAGGTCATGCGCCTGCTGCACCGAACCATGCCGACTCATGGCAAGCGCCGGTGCAACGACTATCTGAGCCTGATGTATCTGATGATGCTGGCCGGGTCCGAGGAACACGAGGTGACCACCGGACTCGAGGAGCTGAGCCCGCTGTTCATCGAGCAGATCCATTCCATCAACGACACCAGCCAGGAGATGGCGCGGGAGTCGAACCCCATCGCAACGGCGCTGGCATCGCTCTTCCATGCCTACCGAAACGCGGTGGAGCTGGACGAGAAGGCCCGCTACGGCGAGGACGACCGGGCAAACCACGTAGTGGGGTTCATCGAACGCTACCAGGTGAGGTTCGAGAACGAGAACACCATGGAACCGGTATCGGCGGGACGGCTGCTCGCGGCGCTACGCAGGGTTGGCAGGGAATTCAACCTCGAGTTCGAATACAAGAAACCCGCCCAGCTCGGTCGGCGCATCAGCAACGACCTGGACGTCATACGGGACGCCGGGTTTGACATCGTCCGGCAGCGCAACGCCCACACCAAGAACTTCGAGTATTGGATCAGCGCGAACAGGGGGAAATGA
- a CDS encoding AAA family ATPase yields MPKRNESNPARLRGRIERVYYAGPKFSAGRLLTPTGEEVQFAGNLFARENQPVVLLGSWSTHPKYGRQFKVDGMEHDLELDPEGLIHYLANHPEIKGIGPAKARLIVESFGDAFEETLLNDPERIALKARLPLDAARRLRDEWLKNRSVNTVMAWLSAFGLTHHQVTTLVERLGGNCLDILKEDPYILILEIRGFGFKKVDKIARKLGTPKDHTPRIRAGLNFCVREALDNGHCWIEYEDLVDQANLLLVMDALDSRVRIESALDGLIEEQALSCDSHGGRFVVALPEIVRMERELASLFGQAETPNPHFQSVKKLDALIRRCAATLNEKQLEAVHSALQHSISLISGGAGSGKSYTISVINTICEESDLEVVLAAPTGKAAKRLEEVSGRSGTTIHRLLGYDGKGFSRSKENPIDADVLVVDEFSMVDVPLAWHLFEAVDLSRTTVLLVGDHNQLPPVGPGNILRDLIQTRAIPTVILDKVVRQAGVLKENCTAVLRGEVRKTSEASVGGCRDWYLVDQFTDPMAARSFLLELFQERLDALGFDIIKDVQVLTPTHKGPLGTKELNEELQRLIQRKLWNTEVPPVAMGRRAPFLKHDKVIQTRNNYDLNVMNGAIGYVVDVLANGTLVIDFDGMSVELEKGSPDLQDLQLAYALTIHKTQGSEFPCAVVVVHKAHSFMHHRNLLYTGVTRARRTAIVLGDHWGIQNCAKRCQVDDRRTFLPLFLDAAQHADADFARVAEAE; encoded by the coding sequence GAATAGAGCGCGTTTACTATGCCGGACCCAAGTTCTCCGCAGGCCGACTGCTCACCCCGACCGGTGAGGAAGTCCAGTTCGCGGGCAATTTGTTCGCCCGGGAAAATCAGCCTGTGGTCCTGCTCGGGTCGTGGTCCACCCATCCCAAATACGGTCGTCAGTTCAAGGTCGATGGGATGGAGCACGACCTCGAACTCGATCCGGAGGGGCTGATCCACTATCTGGCCAACCATCCGGAGATCAAGGGCATTGGACCGGCCAAGGCCAGATTGATCGTCGAAAGCTTCGGCGACGCCTTTGAAGAAACCCTTCTGAACGACCCCGAGCGCATTGCGCTCAAGGCTCGACTGCCCCTGGACGCGGCCCGGCGGTTGCGTGACGAATGGTTGAAGAACCGTAGCGTCAACACCGTCATGGCCTGGCTGTCGGCATTCGGCCTGACCCATCATCAGGTCACCACCCTGGTCGAAAGACTCGGCGGCAACTGCCTCGATATTCTGAAGGAAGACCCGTATATCCTCATTCTGGAGATCCGGGGATTCGGCTTCAAGAAGGTCGACAAGATCGCCCGCAAGCTTGGCACCCCCAAGGACCACACCCCTCGTATCCGCGCTGGGTTGAATTTCTGCGTCCGTGAAGCCCTGGACAATGGTCACTGCTGGATCGAATACGAGGATCTGGTGGACCAGGCCAATCTGCTGCTGGTCATGGATGCCCTGGACAGCCGGGTCCGCATCGAGAGCGCCCTCGACGGGCTCATCGAAGAACAGGCGCTTTCCTGCGATTCCCACGGCGGACGTTTCGTGGTCGCTCTGCCGGAGATCGTCCGCATGGAGCGGGAGTTGGCCTCGCTGTTCGGCCAGGCCGAAACACCCAATCCTCATTTCCAGTCCGTCAAAAAACTCGACGCCCTGATTCGGCGCTGCGCGGCGACGCTGAACGAGAAACAGCTTGAAGCGGTACACTCGGCCCTCCAACACAGCATCAGCCTGATTTCGGGTGGAGCCGGTTCGGGCAAGAGCTACACCATTTCGGTCATCAACACCATCTGCGAGGAGAGCGATCTGGAAGTCGTGCTCGCCGCGCCGACCGGCAAGGCCGCCAAACGCCTGGAGGAAGTCAGCGGCCGTAGCGGCACCACTATCCACCGCCTGCTCGGCTATGACGGCAAGGGTTTCTCGCGCAGCAAGGAGAACCCCATCGATGCCGATGTCCTGGTGGTCGACGAGTTTTCGATGGTCGATGTGCCGCTGGCTTGGCACCTGTTCGAGGCGGTCGATCTGTCGCGGACCACGGTGCTGCTGGTCGGGGACCACAACCAGCTTCCGCCGGTGGGACCAGGGAACATCCTGCGCGATCTGATCCAGACACGCGCCATCCCCACGGTCATCCTCGACAAGGTCGTGCGTCAGGCTGGCGTCCTCAAGGAGAACTGCACCGCCGTTCTCAGGGGCGAGGTGCGCAAGACCAGCGAAGCGTCGGTCGGCGGATGCCGGGATTGGTACCTGGTAGATCAGTTCACCGATCCAATGGCTGCACGCTCGTTCCTGCTGGAGCTGTTTCAGGAGCGGCTCGACGCCCTGGGGTTCGACATCATCAAGGACGTGCAGGTGCTGACGCCGACCCACAAAGGTCCGCTCGGCACCAAGGAATTGAACGAGGAACTGCAGCGGCTCATCCAGCGCAAGCTCTGGAACACCGAAGTGCCGCCGGTCGCCATGGGCCGCCGCGCTCCGTTTCTCAAGCACGACAAGGTGATCCAGACCCGGAACAACTACGACTTGAACGTGATGAACGGTGCCATCGGCTATGTGGTCGATGTCCTCGCGAACGGCACTCTGGTCATCGACTTCGACGGCATGTCGGTGGAACTGGAAAAGGGTTCGCCCGACCTGCAGGATCTGCAGCTCGCCTATGCGCTCACCATCCACAAAACCCAGGGTTCCGAGTTCCCCTGTGCCGTCGTGGTGGTCCACAAGGCGCATTCCTTCATGCACCACCGCAATCTGCTCTATACAGGAGTGACCCGCGCCCGGCGCACCGCCATAGTCCTGGGTGATCACTGGGGCATCCAGAATTGCGCCAAGCGATGCCAGGTGGATGACCGCCGGACCTTCCTGCCCCTGTTTCTGGACGCCGCCCAGCACGCGGATGCCGATTTCGCCCGTGTCGCGGAGGCCGAATGA
- a CDS encoding tyrosine-type recombinase/integrase codes for MSNRTADLDLTGAIEAFCARLSAEGRSPATIAAYRRDLALVARVAGELAPGIACRAVTAGLLDQVFSAEAVTESKRGPRSAASLHRMKAAVRAFFAWASEAGVVDDNPARSIRMHRLPRKLPVFLTTAEKKRLLKELKGRTDFSALRDRAMIEVLLGTGIRLGELAALDMEDIDLDAKHLRVRAKGNVPQVKFIKTDLRTLLRRYLAERRRHGRPEMEALFLSNRDGRLCQRQIANRLAHWLRKAGIEKELTPHGLRHTFATHLYGATNDLLVVQRALGHRDVSTTQIYTHLVDGQLEEALERL; via the coding sequence ATGAGCAACCGAACGGCTGACCTCGACCTGACGGGCGCGATAGAGGCGTTCTGTGCCCGCCTGTCGGCCGAAGGACGCTCCCCGGCGACCATAGCCGCATACCGCCGGGACCTCGCCCTGGTGGCCCGCGTGGCCGGGGAGCTGGCCCCGGGCATCGCCTGCCGGGCGGTCACGGCCGGGCTCCTCGACCAGGTGTTCTCCGCCGAGGCTGTCACCGAGAGTAAGCGCGGCCCACGCTCGGCGGCCTCGCTCCATCGGATGAAGGCGGCGGTGCGGGCCTTTTTCGCCTGGGCCTCCGAGGCTGGCGTGGTCGATGACAATCCGGCCCGGTCCATCCGCATGCATCGGCTGCCGAGAAAGCTGCCGGTGTTCCTGACCACCGCCGAAAAGAAACGACTGCTCAAGGAACTCAAGGGACGGACCGACTTCTCCGCGCTGCGCGACCGCGCCATGATCGAGGTGCTGCTGGGCACCGGGATCAGGCTTGGCGAGCTGGCCGCGCTCGACATGGAAGACATCGACCTCGACGCCAAGCATCTGCGGGTGCGGGCCAAGGGGAATGTGCCGCAGGTCAAGTTCATCAAGACCGACCTCCGCACATTGCTGCGCCGTTACCTGGCCGAGCGCCGTCGACACGGCCGCCCGGAAATGGAAGCCTTGTTCCTGTCGAACCGGGACGGCAGGCTCTGCCAGCGGCAGATTGCCAACCGGCTCGCTCACTGGCTGCGGAAAGCCGGGATCGAAAAGGAACTGACGCCGCACGGGCTGCGGCATACCTTCGCCACCCACCTCTACGGCGCGACCAACGACCTACTCGTGGTGCAGCGGGCCTTGGGGCATCGGGACGTGTCCACCACCCAGATCTACACCCACCTCGTGGACGGCCAGCTCGAGGAAGCCCTCGAACGCCTCTGA
- a CDS encoding type II toxin-antitoxin system Phd/YefM family antitoxin, whose translation MKLSSQIKPISYLKAHAAEIVRNMSGQGEPLVITQNGEAKVVMQDIESYEQTQETMALLKILALGSRQIEEGKVQPAGDVIQRLRDRSKSR comes from the coding sequence ATGAAGCTATCGAGCCAAATCAAACCGATCAGTTACCTGAAAGCCCATGCCGCAGAAATCGTGCGCAATATGTCAGGGCAAGGTGAACCCCTGGTCATCACTCAGAATGGCGAAGCCAAGGTCGTGATGCAGGACATCGAAAGCTATGAGCAAACCCAGGAGACCATGGCCCTTCTGAAGATCCTCGCGCTCGGCTCGCGTCAGATCGAGGAAGGCAAAGTCCAGCCCGCCGGTGATGTCATCCAGCGGCTTCGCGACCGGAGCAAGAGTCGCTGA